In Sphingobacterium zeae, one genomic interval encodes:
- a CDS encoding ArsC family reductase, with protein sequence MLHVYGIKNCNTVKKALTWLEDNNIPFQFHDFKKEGVSGDKLKEWETLVDWQALVNKKGTTWKKLSAETQEQVIDSDSANKVLQENTSMIKRPVIEYNKGILLGFNEAEYVRNLK encoded by the coding sequence ATGCTACACGTATACGGTATCAAAAATTGTAATACAGTAAAAAAAGCACTTACATGGTTGGAAGACAACAATATTCCATTTCAATTTCATGACTTCAAAAAAGAAGGCGTCAGTGGGGATAAATTAAAAGAATGGGAAACACTGGTAGACTGGCAGGCTTTAGTGAATAAAAAGGGAACTACATGGAAAAAGCTATCTGCTGAAACACAAGAGCAAGTAATCGACAGTGATAGCGCCAATAAAGTACTCCAAGAAAATACAAGTATGATTAAGCGTCCTGTTATTGAATACAACAAAGGTATATTACTCGGTTTTAATGAAGCAGAGTACGTAAGAAATTTAAAATAG
- the fbaA gene encoding class II fructose-bisphosphate aldolase, which yields MSLKDFKGVLTGDQVQELFEVAKKHKFALPAVNIIGTNSINAVMETAKAVNSPVIIQLSNGGAQFYAGKTLNNDNLQACVLGAVSAAQHVHLLAEHYGVAVILHTDHAAKKLLPWIDGLLDAGEKFYAQHGKPLFSSHMLDLSEEPIEENIEISAKYLARMKPLGMTVEIELGVTGGEEDGVDNSDVDSSKLYTQPEEVAYAFEELSKVSDKFTVAAAFGNVHGVYKPGNVKLQPVILHNSQEYIREKYNLSAEKPVNFVFHGGSGSSPEEIAEAISYGAIKMNIDTDMQWAFWDGVRAYEAKNHDYLQGQIGNPEGTDSPNKKYYDPRVWLRKGEEAFVARLKEAFADLNAVDVNSKL from the coding sequence ATGAGCCTAAAAGATTTTAAAGGTGTATTGACAGGTGATCAAGTACAAGAGTTGTTCGAGGTTGCGAAGAAACATAAGTTCGCTTTGCCTGCGGTAAATATTATCGGTACAAACTCTATCAATGCGGTTATGGAAACTGCAAAAGCAGTAAATTCGCCGGTAATTATTCAATTGTCAAATGGTGGTGCACAATTCTACGCTGGTAAAACTTTGAACAATGATAATTTACAAGCTTGTGTATTGGGAGCGGTGTCTGCAGCTCAGCATGTTCATTTATTAGCGGAGCATTATGGTGTAGCTGTTATTTTGCATACAGATCATGCCGCTAAGAAACTTTTACCTTGGATTGATGGCTTGTTGGATGCTGGTGAAAAATTCTATGCTCAACATGGTAAACCATTGTTCTCTTCGCATATGTTGGACCTTTCTGAAGAACCTATTGAGGAGAATATTGAAATTTCAGCAAAATACTTGGCTCGAATGAAACCACTAGGGATGACGGTAGAAATTGAGTTAGGCGTTACAGGTGGAGAAGAAGATGGTGTTGACAACTCAGACGTAGACAGTTCAAAATTGTATACTCAGCCAGAGGAAGTTGCGTATGCTTTTGAAGAGTTATCGAAAGTATCTGACAAATTTACAGTAGCTGCTGCATTTGGAAATGTTCACGGTGTTTACAAACCAGGTAATGTAAAGTTACAGCCAGTTATTCTGCATAACTCACAAGAGTATATTCGTGAAAAATATAATCTTAGTGCTGAAAAGCCAGTAAACTTTGTGTTCCATGGTGGCTCTGGTTCTTCGCCAGAAGAAATTGCAGAAGCGATTTCGTATGGTGCAATCAAGATGAATATTGATACAGATATGCAATGGGCGTTCTGGGACGGTGTTAGAGCATACGAAGCAAAAAATCACGACTATTTGCAAGGACAGATCGGTAATCCAGAAGGAACTGATTCTCCAAATAAAAAATATTACGATCCTCGTGTATGGTTGCGTAAAGGTGAGGAAGCATTTGTTGCCCGTTTGAAAGAAGCCTTCGCTGACTTGAATGCTGTAGATGTAAATAGTAAATTGTAA
- a CDS encoding head GIN domain-containing protein encodes MKFLGVSVILLLMAKVSFGQIKQNVGDFSSVLATDKIQVELIKSNESLVTFEGQNHENVKVVNTNGSLVLKMNTLNMLQGGNISVKVYYKTLSNVEAKKGAKVFATKDNTISADHLKVYASEGGLVDLYAEVKTAEIKVTSGATIALYGKANKQEIISNFGGKYEGKDFKTSTTMVTVNGGGKADVYAAESIETKTRGGGIIDVYGKPEQRVEKKMAGGTVNFK; translated from the coding sequence ATGAAATTTTTAGGAGTTAGTGTAATACTTTTATTAATGGCCAAAGTTAGCTTTGGGCAGATAAAGCAAAATGTTGGCGATTTTTCTTCAGTATTAGCGACCGACAAGATTCAGGTTGAGCTGATTAAATCGAATGAGTCTTTGGTGACCTTCGAGGGGCAAAATCACGAGAATGTTAAGGTAGTAAACACCAACGGATCCTTGGTGTTGAAAATGAATACGTTGAATATGCTTCAAGGAGGCAATATCTCTGTTAAAGTATATTATAAAACTTTGAGCAATGTTGAAGCGAAAAAGGGTGCTAAGGTATTTGCGACAAAAGATAATACAATTTCGGCAGATCACTTAAAGGTATATGCTTCAGAGGGGGGGCTGGTAGATCTGTATGCTGAGGTAAAAACAGCGGAGATCAAAGTAACTTCAGGTGCGACAATAGCGTTGTATGGAAAGGCAAACAAACAAGAGATTATCTCGAATTTTGGAGGTAAATATGAGGGGAAAGATTTTAAGACTTCCACGACGATGGTTACTGTCAATGGTGGCGGTAAAGCAGATGTCTATGCCGCTGAATCCATCGAAACGAAAACGCGCGGCGGTGGTATCATTGATGTCTACGGAAAACCAGAACAACGTGTAGAAAAGAAAATGGCGGGGGGGACAGTCAACTTTAAATAA
- a CDS encoding M1 family metallopeptidase, with protein sequence MMKRIALASLSLLALSHALPAFSQEKTSNYSYTEAFAPLFFKNNGNDYRSASGKPGPAYWQNAADYKIKASLNDQNDQITGTVEITYSNNSPDNMDYLWLQLDQNMFSQDGRGQLISPLTNSRYGDGNSTFDGGYQIQSVTDVNGNTIEHIIDDTRMQLRLPASLKSKGGKITFKIKYQYTVPKYGADRTGILDTKNGKIYAIAQWFPRLCVYDDIRGWNTLPYTGPGEFYREFGNYQVEITTPANHIVVLGGELLNPQEVFTAEQLKRYQQAQRSDETVIIRSAEEVSAKNSRPDKKTLTWKYQLNNAQDIAWASSTAFILDGAKINLPSGKKSLALSAYPIESNSNNAWERSTEYTKAAIEIYSKSWFEYPYPVAVNVASNVGGMEYPALSFCGYQAKAGSLWGVTNHEFGHNWFPMIVASNEREHGWMDEGFNTFINELATKEFNNGEYYRSQASRSYIFTARNLEPIMSTPQNMKERNIGALVYYKPAYGLKLLRDEIIGSERFDYAFKKYIQDWAYKHPTPEDFFKAIENGTGENLNWFWRGWFVNNWQMDQSIKSVSYVNNNPKFGALITIENLEKLPMPVTVEATTVSGKKIRKKLPVEIWERNTVWQFKIPTAESLQSVQIDPDMVMPDKNPDNNSWKAN encoded by the coding sequence ATGATGAAAAGAATTGCACTGGCTTCATTAAGCCTTTTGGCATTGAGCCATGCTTTACCTGCCTTTTCACAGGAGAAAACATCCAACTACAGCTATACAGAAGCCTTTGCTCCCCTATTCTTTAAAAATAATGGCAATGACTATCGCTCGGCTTCAGGAAAGCCGGGACCGGCGTACTGGCAAAATGCAGCAGATTACAAAATAAAGGCTTCACTGAACGATCAAAATGATCAAATTACAGGAACAGTTGAGATTACCTATAGTAACAACAGCCCAGACAATATGGATTATCTCTGGTTGCAATTAGATCAAAATATGTTTTCACAAGATGGACGTGGTCAATTGATCTCTCCCTTGACCAACAGCCGTTACGGTGATGGCAACTCGACTTTTGACGGCGGATATCAGATACAATCTGTTACGGATGTTAACGGAAATACGATCGAACATATCATTGATGATACTCGCATGCAACTTCGACTTCCTGCTTCGTTAAAAAGTAAAGGCGGAAAAATAACTTTTAAGATTAAATACCAATACACCGTTCCTAAATACGGTGCGGACCGTACAGGTATACTTGACACAAAAAACGGAAAAATCTATGCCATTGCGCAATGGTTCCCAAGACTCTGTGTCTATGACGACATTAGAGGTTGGAACACTCTTCCTTATACAGGACCAGGGGAGTTCTATCGTGAATTCGGAAACTACCAGGTTGAGATCACTACCCCGGCAAACCACATAGTTGTATTGGGTGGCGAATTGTTAAACCCACAGGAAGTATTTACAGCTGAGCAACTCAAGCGATACCAACAGGCACAGCGCAGCGACGAGACCGTCATCATCCGCTCTGCAGAAGAAGTTAGCGCCAAAAACTCCAGACCCGACAAAAAAACCTTAACATGGAAGTATCAACTTAATAATGCGCAAGACATTGCCTGGGCGTCCTCTACAGCATTTATATTAGATGGTGCGAAGATAAATCTGCCTAGTGGAAAAAAATCCCTCGCTTTGTCAGCCTATCCAATTGAAAGTAACAGTAACAATGCCTGGGAACGCTCGACAGAATACACGAAAGCGGCCATTGAAATCTATTCAAAAAGCTGGTTTGAATACCCCTATCCGGTAGCTGTCAATGTCGCTTCCAATGTTGGTGGTATGGAGTATCCAGCCCTGTCATTTTGTGGCTATCAGGCCAAAGCGGGATCACTATGGGGAGTAACTAACCACGAATTTGGTCATAATTGGTTTCCTATGATTGTTGCATCCAATGAACGTGAGCACGGATGGATGGACGAAGGGTTTAATACATTTATAAATGAACTTGCGACGAAGGAATTTAACAATGGCGAATATTACCGCAGTCAGGCAAGCAGATCTTACATCTTTACTGCCCGTAATCTAGAACCAATCATGAGTACGCCTCAAAATATGAAAGAACGTAATATTGGGGCTCTTGTCTATTACAAACCGGCATATGGACTTAAATTATTGCGTGACGAAATTATCGGCTCTGAGCGATTCGATTATGCCTTCAAAAAGTACATCCAAGATTGGGCATACAAACACCCGACTCCTGAGGATTTCTTCAAAGCCATTGAAAATGGTACTGGAGAAAATCTAAATTGGTTCTGGCGCGGCTGGTTTGTCAATAATTGGCAAATGGACCAAAGTATAAAGTCTGTTTCCTATGTCAACAACAATCCCAAATTTGGTGCTCTTATTACCATTGAGAACTTGGAAAAATTGCCGATGCCCGTGACTGTGGAAGCAACAACCGTATCCGGAAAAAAGATTCGCAAAAAACTGCCAGTGGAAATATGGGAAAGGAACACTGTATGGCAGTTTAAAATACCAACCGCAGAATCACTACAATCCGTACAAATAGATCCAGACATGGTGATGCCGGATAAGAATCCTGACAATAACTCATGGAAAGCAAATTAG
- a CDS encoding sterol desaturase family protein codes for MAKRNYVSNSTESTRMFKNDFLESLTKVHWSVPLIFYVPVVAFFSYKALVWGDIPFLTYIGYFIFGLAFWTAFEYALHRWVFHYHPTTKWGKRVAFIFHGVHHDYPRDRMRLVMPLSASIPLAILVYLGFTLFFSNEFILASFFSGFMVGYLIYDECHYAMHHANFKSGIFKRIKQHHMLHHYSDPEKGFGVSSSLWDEILRSGFEENKSQKETSSLKEEKV; via the coding sequence ATGGCGAAGCGTAATTATGTTTCAAATTCAACGGAGTCTACGCGCATGTTCAAAAATGACTTTTTGGAGTCATTGACGAAAGTGCATTGGAGTGTACCTTTGATTTTCTATGTACCTGTGGTGGCTTTCTTTTCGTATAAAGCTTTAGTTTGGGGAGATATTCCCTTCTTAACATACATTGGGTATTTTATTTTTGGCTTGGCTTTTTGGACTGCTTTTGAATACGCTCTACATCGATGGGTATTTCACTATCACCCCACGACGAAGTGGGGGAAAAGAGTGGCTTTTATTTTCCATGGTGTACATCATGATTACCCAAGAGACCGTATGCGTTTGGTGATGCCTTTGTCAGCGAGCATTCCGCTAGCTATATTGGTGTATCTTGGATTCACATTATTTTTTTCAAATGAGTTTATCTTAGCCAGCTTTTTTTCAGGTTTTATGGTGGGGTATTTGATCTATGACGAATGTCATTATGCGATGCATCATGCTAATTTTAAAAGTGGTATTTTTAAACGGATCAAGCAGCACCATATGTTGCACCATTATTCCGATCCAGAAAAAGGATTTGGTGTAAGCTCTTCCTTATGGGATGAAATCCTACGTTCGGGCTTTGAAGAAAATAAATCACAAAAAGAAACTTCTTCATTGAAAGAAGAAAAAGTATAA